Genomic window (Caldinitratiruptor microaerophilus):
AGGCGCCGGAACACCGGACCGACGTCCTGCGACTTGTGCTGGGCGACCTCGAGCCAGCGGGCGAAGAGGCGGACCTCCTCCCGGTCGGGCGCGGCGCCGGCGAGGGCGGCTCCCAGGGATTCGCCCGTCGCATGTCGGGCAAGCGCCTCGTGCAGGCGAACCCGGACCGGTTCCGGCGTCCGGTCGGCGACCCGAGCCAGCGCACGCACGGGCGAACCGGCCGCTTCAAGGAAGTCGGGGAAGAGGTCGATGGCGACCCGCCACGCCCCGCGCACGCGCCGTTCCTGGACCTGCCTGAGCGACCGGAGCAGGGCCGCGCCGGCGAACCATCCGCCCGGGGCGATCGCCGCCCCGGCGAACAGGTTCTGAAAAGAGAGTGCGTACGCAGAAGCGGCCAGAACAGCGGCGAGAGCCGGGACGCCCACCGCGGAAAGGGCCGACCGCCGGGAGACCGTGCGCAGGGGCCGCCCCGGGAGGTGCCCGGGGCGCCGGGCTGCCGGCATTCGCCCGAAGACCCGCTCCGGCTTGAAGAGCAGCCGGGTGCCCGTGTACACCGCCACGAAGGTCACGGCGAGGAGAGCGAGCGTCACCGGCCCACGTCCTCCTCTCCTGTGCCTCCGAACCGGTCCGGGAAGGGGTGGCCGAACTCCCACGCCCGCAGGCGCTTGGGGGCGCTCAGGTGGCGGAGGTACTCGAACTCTCCCGCCACCCGCCCCCGCGCGTCCAGTCCGCCGTAGCGGAAGCGGATGAGGTCCCGGAACGGTTCGCCGCCGCCGAGAGGGCACACCTCGACGACCCGCACCACCTTGCGGCTGCCGTCCTGCCGGAAGCGGCGGCAGAAGATGAGGAGATCCAGCGTCTCGTGGAGCATGCGCCGGGTCTGGTCCTCGCTGAGCTGAAAGCCTGCCCGCATGAGGAGGAGGGTGAGGCGGCGAACCACGTCCTCCGGCGAGTCGCCGTGAAAGGACGTGATACCGCCCCGGAAGGCCGCACTCATGGCCTCGATGAGGTCGGCTGCCTCCTGCGGACCGCTCAGTTCGCCCAGGACGAACCGATCGGGCCGCAACTGCAGCGCCGCCCGGAAGAGTTCGTAGACGGGAACGGGATCGTGCAGGCGGTCCACGGCCTCCAGGTTGACGGTGTGGGGCAGGACGTCGTCGAAGACGAGTTCGGATGCCTGCTCGACGATCACCAGGCGCTCCTCGGGCGGGACGAAGCGCAGGAGGTTGCGGATGACCGTGGTCTTGCCGCTGCCGGTCTCGCCCAGGACGAGGATGTTCAGGCGGGCACGCACGGCCAGGGCGAAGAAGTCCAGCATGTCCGGGGTGAGGGAGCCCAGGGCCACGAGCTCCTGGGGTCCGATGGGACGCGCGGGTGTGGCGGGTTTCCGGACGGCCAGGACGAGCCCCTGGCGGGTGGCGGGGGACCGGACGATGCGGACCCGGACGCCGCCGGTCAGGGTCAGCAGTGCCAGGGGCCGGCTCTCGGTCAGTTCCCGGCCGGACTGCGCGGCGAGGCGCTGGGCCAGGTGCAGGAGTTCCGGCCCGGAGACGTCCACCGGGGCGCGCTCCAGGCGGCCGCCCCGCTCGACCCACACGGACCCCGGTCCGTTCACGAGCACCTCGGTCACGGTGGGATCGTCGACGAGGGATTGCAGCTTGCCAAAGCCCAGGACCTGGCTGGTGAGTTCCCGGGCCAGGGCGTCCCGCTCCTGCGAGGTGAGGGCCTCCGCCCGGACAGCGGCAGAGATCGCCTCCCGGAACTCCTGGGCGGCGCCCGGATCTGCCAGGGCGCGGGCCACCGTGGCGGCGTGCCGCTCGACGAGGCGCGCCGTGACGGACTTGTCCGGTGCGACCGGGAGGCCCGCTTGGTCGCGGCGGCGGCGGAGGATCTCGTCGCGCAGGTTGACCCTAGCCACGCCCGGCCGCCCCCTGCCAGCGGAATAGACGGGCCAGGAGGCCCGGGCGAGGACTCGCCGCCGCCCCCTCCCCGCCAAGGGCGTCGGCGGCGAGGCGTGCCCAGGGATCCTCCCCCAGGCCCCGCGCGCGGGTGGCGACCGGCGTGCCCTCGTGAATGGCCCGGAGGTAGGACAGGGGCTCGGCCGGGATGACCACCCGGGCCTGAAGGCCCAGGTACTCCTCGATCGCCTGCGGCGGGACGCCGTGACCCGCAAAGTACCGGTTGATCACGAGCCGCATGCCGTCCCGGGGGACGCCGGCCTCGGCGGCGAGGCGCAAGAACTCCCACGCGTGCTCGACGGCGACGCGGTCCTGGTCCACGACGAGATAGGTCCTCGCGGCGGTGCGCAGGGCGGCGTACGTGGTGGCCTCGTCGAGGGGGTGCGCGCAGTCCGCCACCACCACGTCCCACGCGTCCAGGCAGGCCGAGATGAGCCGGCCGGCTTCCTCTCCGTCCAGGCTGAGGAGGTCGGACGGCGCCGCGGTGAGGACGCAGAGCCCCGGCACCGACGGGACGGGGCGGGCGTGGCGGCGGACGGCCTGGGCGGTGACGGCCTCCGCGTGCAGGGGAGCGAGGCCGCCGGATGAAGGGAGCCCGAAGTGAACGCCCAGCGCGGGGGCCCGCAGGTCGAGGTCGAGGGCGAGCACGGGGCGGCCCGTGCCGGCGATCGCGGCGGCCAGGCCGGCGGCCACGGTCGACGTGCCCACGCCGCCCTTGGGCCCCCACACGGCGCAGAGGAGCCGTGGGGAGAACGTGGACACGGATGGCGAGACGTCTGCGTCGACCTGGGGTACCCCGAAAGTGGCTCGCGGCGCGGCGGATGTCATGGGTGCACCTCCCTTCGACCGGGGAAACAGGGCATGCGCGGGGCGCAGCCGGCCGAGCACCCCCGCCAGACCCCTGCGGCCGCGCCAAACCGGTGCCTGCGGGGGCTTCCCGGCGGCCTCGGCGGGGGCAGGACGGCGATAGAGGTGGCGCACTTCCGCAGGCGACCGTGGCTCCCGGATCAGGCGCAGCAGGTCGTCCGGTCCGGGTGACCCGATGGCGAAGTCGTACACGCCTGCGTCCAGGAGCGCCTGGATGAGGGGATCGGCGCGGGGCCCTTCGGCGAGCAGGTACACGACCCGTGTCGCCGGCGCTGCCTGCCGTACCCGGGCGAGGAAGGGGACCGGGTCACGCGGACCGGGAAGGAGTTCGTGCAGCACGAGCACGGCCGGCGGCGCCTGGCGCCGCAGGGCTGCGAGCAGGGCGTCCTGGAAGGGGAAGACCGCCGCCGGGATCTTCAGCCCGTGAAGGATGAGGTCGTCCGTCGCCGTGCCGGTCACCGGGTTGGCCGTGGCAACCCACACCTCGCTCTCCTCGCTCACCTCCCGCACCCCCCCGGCACCCGTCTGCGGCATTTGATTTCCATTTCCATATCTGGCTCACCCCGCCAGCGACCCCAGTTTACTACATCCGGCCAGGCATGTCAACCTCTTCCAAACACCGCGCGGGGCAGGGATTGCGGTGGGCCGACGTGAATTATCGCCCTGGGGGAGCGTGCCCCGGGGCGACCGCTGGGCCGCCAGGGCGCGGGGAACCGGGAACATTACTGCCGGAGCCGCCTGAGACATCGATGTCGACACAGGGGTGGTGTTGCGTGCGTTCCTTCGCCGAACTCCTGGCTGCCGCGAAGGCTCGCGGGCCCCGCACGCTGGCGGTGGCGGCGGCGGCGGACCGGGAGGTGCTCGCCGCGGTCGACATGGCGCACCGGGAAGGCCTCTGCCGGGCGGCCCTGGTGGGGGACGCCTCCCGGATCGCAGCGCTGGCCGGCGAACTCGGCGTGGACCTCGGCCCCCACCGCGTGGTGGACGAGCCGGACGCCGAACGGGCCGCAGTCCGGGCCGTGGAACTGGTGGCCATGGGCGAGGCGGATTTCCTCATGAAGGGCATGCTGCCGACCGCCGCGCTCCTGCGGGCGGTGCTCGACAAGGAGCGGGGGCTTCGCACCGGGCAGATGCTGAGCCATGTCGGCCTCCTCGAGGTCCCCGGGTTCGGCCGGCTCCTCGGCATCACCGACTTCGTGATGAACGTGGCCCCGGACCTCAAGGCCAAGGCGGCGATCCTGCGAAACGCGCTCGAGGTCCTGCGCCGGATCGGCCTGTCCGAGCCACGGGTCGCCGTCCTCGCCGCGGTCGAGGTGGTCAACCCCGAGATGCCGGCCACCCTGGACGGGGCCCTCCTCAGCAAGATGGCCGAGCGGGGCGAGTTCGGCCCGTGCCACGTGGACGGCCCCCTGGCCATGGACCTGGCGGTGTCGGAGGAGGCCGCGCGGCACAAGGGGGTGGGCGGGCCGGTCGCAGGCCGGGCAGACCTCCTGCTGGTCCCGGACCTGAACGCCGGCAACATCCTCTACAAGGCCCTCGTGTACCTCGCCGGGGCCCGGGTGGCCGGCGTGGTGGTGGGGGCGCGGGCGCCGGTCGTCCTGATCTCCCGTGCAGACACTGCAGAGAACAAGTTGTACTCGATCGCCCTGGGTCTGATCGCGAGCTGAGGGGCGACGGTGCCGGGAACGCCCCGTGGCCAAGCCCGTGAGACCCGATCACCGACCGAAAGGGAGGGCGCGCCGGTGGCGATCTTTTCCGAGGTGGCCACACACGGCCACGAGCAGGTCGTCTTCTGCCACGACAAGGTGTCCGGGCTCCGGGCCATCATCGCCATCCACGACACCACGCTGGGGCCCGCCCTCGGCGGAGCCCGGATGTGGCCCTACCGGTCCGAGGAGGAGGCCCTCACCGACGCGCTCCGTCTGGCCCGCGGGATGACGTACAAGGCCGCGGCGATGGGGCTGGACCTCGGCGGCGGCAAGGCGGTCATCTGGGGCGATCCCCGCCGGGACAAGACGGAGGCGCTCCTGCGCGCCTTCGGACGCTTCGTGCACAGCCTTGCCGGCCGGTACATCACGGCGGAGGACGTCGGCACCACCGTGGAGGACATGGCGGTCATCCGCCGGGAGACCCCCTTCGTCGCGGGCCAGGCGGAGCTCTCCGGCGATCCCTCGCCGGTCACCGCCTTCGGCGTGTACCGCGGGATGAAGGCCGCCGCGCGCTGGGTCTGGGGCAACGAGAACCTGAAGGGGCGGACCGTGGCGGTCCAGGGCGTGGGCAAGGTGGGGTACCACCTCTGCCGGCACCTCGCCGACGAAGGCGCACGCCTCGTCGTCACCGACGTCAGCCCGGAGGCGGCTGAGCGGGCCGTCCGGGACTTCGGGGCCCGGGCGGTCCCGCCGGAGGCCATCTACGACGTGCCCTGCGACATCTACGCGCCCTGCGCGCTCGGTGCGACCCTGAACGACGACACGATCCCCCGGCTGAAGTGCCAGATCGTGGCCGGATCGGCCAACAACCAGCTGCAGGAGCCCCGGCACGCCCAGGCCCTGCAGGACCGGGGTATCCTCTACGCGCCCGATTACGTGATCAACGGCGGCGGCCTGGTCAACGTGTCAGAGGAGTTTCATCCGTCGGGGTACAGCCGGGATCGGGCCTACGCCCGCGTCGCGACCATCTACGACAAGCTGCTCGAGATCTTCACGATCGCCCGGGACCGCGGCATCACCACGGCCCAGGCGGCGGACGTGCTGGCCGAGGAGCGGATCGCCACGATCCACCGGCTGCGGCGCATCCACCTGCCGCGGGGGCGGTGACCCGGCTCCGGCTGGTTCCCGGGCGCCCGTTGTGGTAGGGTGAGGAAGGACCGGCGTACCAGCCGGCGACCTCGCTCACAGGGGGAACCTCCGCCGATGCCACAGGAGCCGAACCTGACCCGGCTGTCCTCCGAGACGATGTACGAGAGCCGGGTCTTTCGCGTTCACCGTGACCGGGTGCGCCTCCCGGGAGGTCTCACCGTCACCCGGGAGGTGGTCGAGCATCCCGGCGCGGTGGTCATGGTGCCGATCCTCGACGGCGGGCGGGTGCTCATGGTCCGCCAGTTCCGCTACGCCGCGCAGGAGACGCTGCTCGAGCTGCCTGCCGGAACGCTGAAGCGGGGGGAGGACCCGCGGGAGGCGGCGCAGCGGGAGCTGCAGGAGGAGGTCGGCTACCGCGCCGGCCGGCTCACGCACCTGACCAGCTTCTACTCCGCCCCCGGCTTCTGCACCGAGTTGCTGCACCTGTACCTGGCCGAGGAGCTGACGCCGTCGAAGCTGGACGGCGACGAGGACGAGGACATCGAGGTCGAGGTGCTTCCGATCGGGACGGCCCTGGAGCGGGCCATCGGGGGCGGGCTGCGGGACGCCAAGACCCTCGCGGGGCTCTTCCTCGCGGCGGCGCACCTCGGGGTGCTGCGGTGAACCGACCCCTGTACTGCGACCTGCACGTCCACCTGGCCGGGATCAAGATGGCGGCCGCCCGCGACCTCACCGTCGCCGGCGTGCTGGACGAGTGCGTGCGGCGAAAGGGCATCGGGATGGTCGGCATCATCGACGCCGCCGCCGTACCTGCCCGGGCCGTCCTGCGGGACCTGGTCCGGGAGGGCGACCTGTTCCCCCTGCCGGGGGGCGGGCTGTCCTTCCGGGACCGGGTGACCCTCATCCCCGGCGCGGAGGTCGAGGTGTACCACGAGGGTCCGATCCACCTCCTGTGCTACTTTCCGGACCTCGCCGCGCTGGAGGAGTTCGGCCGCTGGCAGGAGAGCGTGGTCCGCAACCCTTCGCTGTCGACCCAGCGCCACCGGGCGACGGGGGAGGAGGTCGTGCGGCGGGTCGCGGCGACCGGCGGGTTCGTGGTCCCGGCGCACGCGTTCACACCTTACAAGAGCATCCTGGCGGCCGCCGGGTCGGTGGAGGCGGTGATCCCCCGCGAGCTCTGGGCGCACGTGCCCGGGGTGGAACTCGGCCTCTCCTCGGACACCGCCCTCGCCGACCGGGTGCCGGAGCTGCAGCACTTCACCTTCGTGACGGGCTCGGACGCACACTCCCGGGGAAAGATCGCCCGGGAGTACATGGCGCTGGGGGTGGAGGCGCCGTCCTTCGCCGAGCTGAAGCTCGCCCTGGAGGGAGCGGACGGGCGGCAGGTGCTGGCGAACTTCGGGCTCGACCCCCGTCTCGGCAAGTACCACCGCTCGTTCTGCCTGGACTGCGACGGTCCCCTCACGGGGCCGCCGCCGCAGGACCGCTGCCCGCGCGATCCCGCGCACCGGCTCGTGCTGGGGGTGCTGGACCGCATCTACCTCCTGGCCGGCCCCCCGGCCGGCGAGGAGTCGGGGCAGTCTGTCGGGTGGCCCCTGCCGGGGCGGCCAAGCGGCCGGCCGCGGCCACCGTACGTCCACCAGGTGCCGCTCCAGTTCGTGCCCGGCCTCGGGCCGCGGGCGCTGGACCGCCTCCTGGCCGCCTTCGGCTCGGAGATGGCGGTCCTGCACGAGGCCACCCGGGAGCAGCTGGCCGAGGTGGTCGGCCCGGCGCTCGCAGGGCGGATCGACGACGCCCGCTCCGGGCGGCTTGGCATCGCGCCCGGGGCGGGCGGGGCGTATGGGAAGCTGACTTACCAGTTGTGAGTGGTGAGTTGTGAGTTGTGAGATTGGCCACGCCCGTCAACATTCGCGGACCGCAGCGGACTGCAGCGGACCGCAGCGGCCCGGCCGCGCGCCGGGCGGCTTGCCCCCTCGCCTCACACGGGTGACTCACCACTCACCACTCACAACTCACAACTGAATGAACGGCATTCGTGGCCGTCCGGGGACATACCCATTCCTGGGGGGCTCGGCCCCCCCAGGGGGTGGCCCGCGTGCGACGCCTGCAGCGCCTTTCGGAGCTCGTGGCCGAGGACCTGGAGGAACGGGTCGGCCCCGTGCTCCTCGCCCTCGCGCTCTTCGTGGCCGGGGTGATCTTCGGCGCGCTCGCGGTCGGGTCCCTTGGCGAGGCCGACCGGCGGGAGACCATGGCCGCCGTCACCGATCTCTTCCGGGGCCTGGCGAGGGGCGAGCGCCCGCTGCCGCCCCTCGTGGCGCTCGGCGCGGCGGCCCGGGACTACGTCCGCCTCATCCTGTTCTACTGGGGGCTGGGGCTCTCGGTGGTGGGGAGCGTGGTCGCCCTCGGCGAGACCTTCCTCCGGGGGTTTGCGGCCGGCTTCGCCGCGGGCTTCCTGGGGGCGGAGCTGGGGTGGCGGGGCGTCGCCTACTCGGCGGCCGCGCTGCTGCCGCAGGGCCTCCTGACCGTGCCGGGCCTGGCCGCGGCCGCCGGGGGGACGGTGCACTTCGCGCTCCTCCTCGCCGGCGGGCAGGCGCGGAAGAGCCGCAGCGCGTTCTACGCCGAACTCTCCCGGTACACGCGCTGGATGGGCCTGAGCCTGCTCCTGCTCCTGTGCGCCGCTGCGGTGGAGGCCTACGCGGCGCCGGTCCTCATGGGGCTGGCCGGACGTATTCCCTGAGCGGGGCGGGGAGGTGGGGCGGCCAGTCAGTTGCGGCAGGCCGGGAGGATCTGGGATAATCGTTCTGGATCACGAACGCCGCAGAAGGGGAGGCAATGGCGCCCGGTCCGGGCGGGCCGGGGTGCCGACGCGCAGTGGACATCGGCGTGGTCAAGGAGATCAAGCCATACGAGAACCGGGTGGCCGTCACGCCGGCGGGGGTCCGGGCGCTCGTGCGGGCGGGCCACCGCGTCTTCGTCGAGGCCGGAGCCGGTCAGGGGAGCGGGTTTGCGGACGAGGAGTACGCCGGCGCAGGCGCAGAGGTGCTGCCGCAGGCCCTGGACGTGTTCGCGGCGGCCGAGATGATCGTCAAGGTCAAGGAGCCGCTGCCTCAGGAATACGGACTTTTCCGGGAGGGCCAGATCCTCTTCACCTACCTCCACCTGGCGCCCGAGCCGGAACTCACCCGGATGCTCATGGAGCGCCGGGTCGTGGCGATCGCCTACGAGACGGTGCAGCTGGAGGACCGGAGCCTGCCCCTCCTCACCCCGATGAGCGAGGTCGCAGGCCGGATGGCCGTGCAGATCGGCGCGCACTTCCTCGAGAAGCACTCCGGCGGGCGGGGCGTCCTCCTCGGGGGCGTACCGGGCGTACCGCCGGGCCGGGTGGTCATCGTGGGCGGCGGCACGGTCGGCACGAACGCGGCAAAGATGGCCGTGGGGCTGGGGGCGCACGTGACCATCCTGGACAT
Coding sequences:
- a CDS encoding type II secretion system F family protein, producing the protein MTLALLAVTFVAVYTGTRLLFKPERVFGRMPAARRPGHLPGRPLRTVSRRSALSAVGVPALAAVLAASAYALSFQNLFAGAAIAPGGWFAGAALLRSLRQVQERRVRGAWRVAIDLFPDFLEAAGSPVRALARVADRTPEPVRVRLHEALARHATGESLGAALAGAAPDREEVRLFARWLEVAQHKSQDVGPVFRRLGRALHEQHVLEADRRAEVAGAHLMAIALTAGPVAFLLVEGAALPELRETLFGPARALAPVSAALTSLSAFLLSRAGRALS
- a CDS encoding CpaF family protein, which encodes MARVNLRDEILRRRRDQAGLPVAPDKSVTARLVERHAATVARALADPGAAQEFREAISAAVRAEALTSQERDALARELTSQVLGFGKLQSLVDDPTVTEVLVNGPGSVWVERGGRLERAPVDVSGPELLHLAQRLAAQSGRELTESRPLALLTLTGGVRVRIVRSPATRQGLVLAVRKPATPARPIGPQELVALGSLTPDMLDFFALAVRARLNILVLGETGSGKTTVIRNLLRFVPPEERLVIVEQASELVFDDVLPHTVNLEAVDRLHDPVPVYELFRAALQLRPDRFVLGELSGPQEAADLIEAMSAAFRGGITSFHGDSPEDVVRRLTLLLMRAGFQLSEDQTRRMLHETLDLLIFCRRFRQDGSRKVVRVVEVCPLGGGEPFRDLIRFRYGGLDARGRVAGEFEYLRHLSAPKRLRAWEFGHPFPDRFGGTGEEDVGR
- a CDS encoding AAA family ATPase, with the translated sequence MSEESEVWVATANPVTGTATDDLILHGLKIPAAVFPFQDALLAALRRQAPPAVLVLHELLPGPRDPVPFLARVRQAAPATRVVYLLAEGPRADPLIQALLDAGVYDFAIGSPGPDDLLRLIREPRSPAEVRHLYRRPAPAEAAGKPPQAPVWRGRRGLAGVLGRLRPAHALFPRSKGGAPMTSAAPRATFGVPQVDADVSPSVSTFSPRLLCAVWGPKGGVGTSTVAAGLAAAIAGTGRPVLALDLDLRAPALGVHFGLPSSGGLAPLHAEAVTAQAVRRHARPVPSVPGLCVLTAAPSDLLSLDGEEAGRLISACLDAWDVVVADCAHPLDEATTYAALRTAARTYLVVDQDRVAVEHAWEFLRLAAEAGVPRDGMRLVINRYFAGHGVPPQAIEEYLGLQARVVIPAEPLSYLRAIHEGTPVATRARGLGEDPWARLAADALGGEGAAASPRPGLLARLFRWQGAAGRG
- a CDS encoding bifunctional enoyl-CoA hydratase/phosphate acetyltransferase produces the protein MRSFAELLAAAKARGPRTLAVAAAADREVLAAVDMAHREGLCRAALVGDASRIAALAGELGVDLGPHRVVDEPDAERAAVRAVELVAMGEADFLMKGMLPTAALLRAVLDKERGLRTGQMLSHVGLLEVPGFGRLLGITDFVMNVAPDLKAKAAILRNALEVLRRIGLSEPRVAVLAAVEVVNPEMPATLDGALLSKMAERGEFGPCHVDGPLAMDLAVSEEAARHKGVGGPVAGRADLLLVPDLNAGNILYKALVYLAGARVAGVVVGARAPVVLISRADTAENKLYSIALGLIAS
- a CDS encoding Glu/Leu/Phe/Val dehydrogenase dimerization domain-containing protein, whose translation is MAIFSEVATHGHEQVVFCHDKVSGLRAIIAIHDTTLGPALGGARMWPYRSEEEALTDALRLARGMTYKAAAMGLDLGGGKAVIWGDPRRDKTEALLRAFGRFVHSLAGRYITAEDVGTTVEDMAVIRRETPFVAGQAELSGDPSPVTAFGVYRGMKAAARWVWGNENLKGRTVAVQGVGKVGYHLCRHLADEGARLVVTDVSPEAAERAVRDFGARAVPPEAIYDVPCDIYAPCALGATLNDDTIPRLKCQIVAGSANNQLQEPRHAQALQDRGILYAPDYVINGGGLVNVSEEFHPSGYSRDRAYARVATIYDKLLEIFTIARDRGITTAQAADVLAEERIATIHRLRRIHLPRGR
- a CDS encoding NUDIX hydrolase, which produces MPQEPNLTRLSSETMYESRVFRVHRDRVRLPGGLTVTREVVEHPGAVVMVPILDGGRVLMVRQFRYAAQETLLELPAGTLKRGEDPREAAQRELQEEVGYRAGRLTHLTSFYSAPGFCTELLHLYLAEELTPSKLDGDEDEDIEVEVLPIGTALERAIGGGLRDAKTLAGLFLAAAHLGVLR
- a CDS encoding endonuclease Q family protein; the protein is MNRPLYCDLHVHLAGIKMAAARDLTVAGVLDECVRRKGIGMVGIIDAAAVPARAVLRDLVREGDLFPLPGGGLSFRDRVTLIPGAEVEVYHEGPIHLLCYFPDLAALEEFGRWQESVVRNPSLSTQRHRATGEEVVRRVAATGGFVVPAHAFTPYKSILAAAGSVEAVIPRELWAHVPGVELGLSSDTALADRVPELQHFTFVTGSDAHSRGKIAREYMALGVEAPSFAELKLALEGADGRQVLANFGLDPRLGKYHRSFCLDCDGPLTGPPPQDRCPRDPAHRLVLGVLDRIYLLAGPPAGEESGQSVGWPLPGRPSGRPRPPYVHQVPLQFVPGLGPRALDRLLAAFGSEMAVLHEATREQLAEVVGPALAGRIDDARSGRLGIAPGAGGAYGKLTYQL
- the spoIIM gene encoding stage II sporulation protein M, whose product is MRRLQRLSELVAEDLEERVGPVLLALALFVAGVIFGALAVGSLGEADRRETMAAVTDLFRGLARGERPLPPLVALGAAARDYVRLILFYWGLGLSVVGSVVALGETFLRGFAAGFAAGFLGAELGWRGVAYSAAALLPQGLLTVPGLAAAAGGTVHFALLLAGGQARKSRSAFYAELSRYTRWMGLSLLLLLCAAAVEAYAAPVLMGLAGRIP
- the ald gene encoding alanine dehydrogenase, whose amino-acid sequence is MDIGVVKEIKPYENRVAVTPAGVRALVRAGHRVFVEAGAGQGSGFADEEYAGAGAEVLPQALDVFAAAEMIVKVKEPLPQEYGLFREGQILFTYLHLAPEPELTRMLMERRVVAIAYETVQLEDRSLPLLTPMSEVAGRMAVQIGAHFLEKHSGGRGVLLGGVPGVPPGRVVIVGGGTVGTNAAKMAVGLGAHVTILDINADRLRYLDDIFGGRVETVYSNEGNIGAAVERADLVIGAVLIPGARAPKLVTEEMVRSMQPGSVLVDVAIDQGGSIATMDRTTTHADPVFERHGVLHYAVPNMPGAVPRTSTLALTGVTLPYVLKIAGRGWRQALREDPALARGANVVEGRVVHEAVAQAHGLAYTPLAEVLG